Proteins from one Rhizoctonia solani chromosome 5, complete sequence genomic window:
- a CDS encoding VTS1 RNA-binding family SAM domain protein translates to MALRPSPSPSPGPTGHPNRQARASLGPGSSLTVGTNLGPAPRNVANQPISPRPAGMRPTSELITGSNMYQNPEAEAIDQWFENLQNYEATLEEMAAASLDVNFKEELSAIEQWFRVLSEAERTAALYSLLQHSTQVQIRFFITVLQQMARADPMTALLSPAVGASMQSQMEAKLASLGLKSPGPPASPSARSFNRQSEGTGNFLSPDSAAVPPSPGGAGAASGDAAATLAQQRARLKATNAAHRISAPGTLAADAARANVWSATSLSQVAERGPSPSPGGDLLSPPPAGTRPKSTDFTGLAAQFRKGQPGDNIDDQLSPMVGGNWASMVNTPVVPMFSGNNNGAGSSAAGNGTDANGQNLDAAALKLANWTMANNPGGPVVQLDDARKFRRTSNATKSTDVSAPVNKKPQPPAANPNPGFLSPQQPQPTNWQHQPNRSPDPTAMANFNLGGLSPGMNMNMGMMNGFGMMTPGMGMPGFGMNNLEGLQAQLIAAQLAQLNAGFPLGMMPGLAGQNQQPGPRSARSGASGRRSPKPPTNSAAKGGEDDIDPSLLNDVPGWLRSLRLHKYTPNFEGMAWRDMVVMDEAALEAKGVAALGARRKMLKTFQLVREKMGIEEPEGSRSKDE, encoded by the exons ATGGCTCTACGacccagccccagcccctCGCCTGGTCCCACTGGACATCCCAACCGCCAAGCACGTGCCTCTCTCGGTCCTGGCTCGTCCTTGACTGTCGGTACCAACCTCGGTCCGGCTCCACGCAATGTTGCCAATCAACCGATATCGCCCCGCCCAGCTGGCATGCGTCCAACCAGCGAGTTGATCACTGGCTCCAATATGTACCAGAATCCAGAGG CCGAGGCGATCGACCAGTGGTTCGAAAACCTCCAAAACTACGAGGCCACCCTTGAAGAAATGGCTGCTGCTTCGCTCGATGTCAATTTCAAAGAAGAGCTTAGCGCCATCGAGCAGT GGTTCCGCGTGTTATCCGAGGCGGAGCGCACGGCCGCTCTTTATTCGCTCCTCCAGCACTCGACCCAAGTCCAGATTCGGTTCTTTATCACCGTACTCCAACAGATGGCCCGTGCAGACCCCATGACAGCCCTCCTTTCTCCCGCAGTTGGCGCATCTATgcaaagtcaaatggaagccAAGCTAGCCTCATTGGGTCTCAAGTCCCCGGGCCCACCAGCCTCTCCCTCGGCTCGTTCCTTCAACCGTCAATCCGAAGGCACTGGAAACTTTCTTTCCCCCGATTCCGCCGCTGTTCCTCCTTCCCCCGGAGGGGCGGGTGCAGCGTCGGGTGATGCAGCTGCTACCTTGGCTCAACAGCGTGCACGACTGAAAGCGACCAATGCTGCGCATAGGATTTCCGCACCGGGAACTTTGGCTGCCGATGCCGCACGAGCCAATGTCTGGTCTGCtacgtccctgagccaagtTGCCGAACGTGGCCCATCTCCATCTCCAGGCGGAGATCTACTCTCCCCGCCGCCGGCCGGGACCCGACCCAAGAGCACCGACTTTACAGGACTCGCCGCACAATTCCGCAAAGGCCAGCCGGGCGACAACATTGATGACCAACTCTCTCCCATGGTTGGTGGAAACTGGGCGAGCATGGTCAACACACCCGTTGTGCCCATGTTTTCTGGTAACAATAATGGTGCCGGAAGCTCGGCTGCTGGGAACGGAACAGACGCCAATGGTCAGAACCTCGATGCCGCAGCGCTCAAACTCGCAAACTGGACAATGGCGAATAACCCCGGCGGACCTGTTGTTCAACTTGATGACGCGCGTAAGTTTAGGAGAACGTCCAACGCGACCAAGTCTACCGACGTATCTGCACCTGTCAACAAGAAACCCCAACCTCCCGCAGCCAACCCGAACCCGGGATTCTTGTCCCCACAACAACCCCAACCGACCAACTGGCAACACCAACCCAATCGTAGCCCAGACCCTACTGCAATGGCCAACTTTAACCTTGGTGGATTGAGCCCCGGGATGAACATGAACATGGGCATGATGAACGGGTTCGGGATGATGACGCCTGGAATGGGAATGCCTGGATTCGGGATGAACAATCTTGAAGGCCTTCAAGCTCAATTGATAGCCGCCCAACTTGCGCAACTGAACGCTGGATTCCCGCTCGGTATGATGCCAGGTCTCGCAGGGCAGAACCAACAGCCTGGCCCGCGTTCTGCACGATCGGGCGCAAGCGGCCGTCGTTCGCCCAAGCCTCCAACCAACTCTGCTGCCAAGGGAGGAGAAGACGATATCGATCCGAGCTTGCTGAACGATGTTCCCGGGTGGTTGAGAAGTCTGCGGTTGCACAAGTACACCCCGAACTTTGAAGGCATGGCGTGGAGGGATATGGTGGTTATGGACGAGGCCGCTCTCGAAGCCAAGGGTGTGGCTGCGTTGGGTGCAAGGAGGAAGATGTTGAAGACTTTCCAATTG GTCCGGGAAAAAATGGGAATCGAAGAGCCAGAAGGCTCGAGGTCCAAGGACGAGTAG
- a CDS encoding Fungal Zn(2)-Cys(6) binuclear cluster domain — MFHIVSRPGPPPTSCRTCRKRRKRCDMSKPSCNSCLKGGYECLGYDYDHPRLKIHRSHSDNALINISADESIPKSPDYLATELPNTWQDTTDMRGDHGLTRSILGATLLYRAGGCKPTPAMGDDSIEGSSGDFDRSWPQDQSQSVTYSASLTRHSASAIPLSSEGQKVRNTEDDLIEEIGAVFRSIPASIDAMQTVREYHFARVAREYAFQAHNLWFLSPLPKIRDYIASETIGKRTLRAMYVGATAFQLLSQDPQSSSPIIKRHIDWIDGYGQKLATNVRRNCSPSDMLDYFNAHLELVLLKLTIQHTISAYTLLRTALPNFLLLATADPDLLTEESNGSLTISFDRALRSPRDELARFIGSDAMLSFLFSVPPLAEYAYDSAYDHDQFEWVHGLSISLLQIISQVNSWRAGSKVCIDDWQTLEQRALAWRSPYDTSDVPFVPESATSEMAAVREGWRHVVLIYIYMGVDRV, encoded by the exons ATGTTCCATATTGTTTCACGACCTGGTCCACCCCCAACAAGTTGTCGCACATGCAGAAAAAG ACGGAAAAGGTGTGACATGTCCAAACCGTCCTGCAATAGCTGTCTGAAGGGCGGATACGAATGCCTGGGATACGACTACGACCATCCTCGACTCAAGATACATCGGAGTCATTCCGATAATGCTCTCATAAACATATCGGCAGACGAATCAATACCCAAG TCACCAGATTATCTTGCAACTGAATTGCCTAATACTTGGCAAGATACAACTGACATGAGGGGAGATCATGGCTTGACGCGTTCTATCCTCGGAGCCACCCTGCTTTACAGAGCCGGCGGCTGCAAACCCACCCCAGCTATGGGTGATGACTCTATCGAAGGCTCTTCGGGCGATTTCGACCGCTCATGGCCTCAGGACCAGAGCCAATCAGTCACATACTCGGCCTCATTGACACGCCATTCCGCCTCTGCCATTCCGCTATCGAGTGAAGGTCAGAAGGTCAGAAACACAGAAGATGACCTAATAGAAGAGATCGGAGCTGTCTTTCGGTCAATACCTGCCTCGATAGATGCTATGCAGACTGTCAGAGAGTATCACTTTGCGCGCGTTGCCAGGGAGT ATGCTTTCCAGGCTCACAACCTGTGGTTCCTGTCCCCTCTACCTAAGATTCGTGACTACATAGCGAGTGAGACGATAGGGAAAAGAACGCTGCGGGCGATGTACGTTGGAGCAACAGCATTTCAGCTGCTCAGTCAGGACCCCCAGAGCAGTAGTCCAATAATCAAAAGACATATTGACTGGATAGATGGTTATGGGCAGAAACTTGCTACCAATGTTCGTAGGAATTGCTCCCCGAGCGACATGCTGGACTATTTTAATGCCCATCTTGAG CTAGTGCTACTAAAGCTTACGATACAGCATACAATTTCGGCATATACTCTACTGCGCACTGCCCTGCCAAATTTTCTTCTGCTTGCTACAGCCGATCCTGATCTATTGACCGAAGAATCCAATGGAAGCCTGACAATTTCATTCGATCGCGCACTTCGTTCTCCCCGGGATGAGCTTGCGAGGTTTATTGGTAGCGACGCCATGCTGTCATTTTTGTTCAGTGTACCACCCTTAGCGGAATATGCCTACGACAGCGCGTACGATCATGACCAGTTTGAGTGGGTGCACGGACTCTCCATCTCACTCTTACAGATCATCTCTCAGGTCAACTCATGGAGGGCTGGATCTAAAGTCTGCATCGACGACTGGCAAACACTCGAGCAGCGCGCTCTGGCATGGCGATCACCCTACGATACGTCAGATGTGCCTTTCGTTCCTGAGAGCGCCACTTCGGAGATGGCTGCTGTACGAGAAGGCTGGAGACATGTGGTACTGATATACATCTACATG GGGGTCGATAGGGTATAG
- a CDS encoding Fungal Zn(2)-Cys(6) binuclear cluster domain translates to MQKKVKRRKKCDQSKPSCNSCLKGGYECLGYDYNHPRVKIHRDHSDASPITILPSDCLTTGLPNNSQDTTDARRDHVLTRSILGAALRYRARGSEPTPATDNSLAEGSLRDFNRSWPQDQSQSVTYSVPSTHQPAFARSSSSEAPRARNTEDTLIEEIGVVYRSIPPSIYDMQTVREDHFARVAREYALKAYNLWFLSSLPKIRDWIMNQTRGRRTVHVMYFGATTLQLLSQDPQNSSAIIKRQVDWIDRYGQKLATDVCGNSPPSDMIDCFNAYLELMHVLVNYVILDGISAYALLRTALPRFLSLVTDEPSLLVDQPNGSLAISFIRIIRSPRHELARFVGNNVTLSFLFGVPPLAEYAYESACDHGQLEWLHGVSIPLFQIISQVNSWRARSKVFLEDWQTLEQRALAWRSPYDTSNGPFVPESGSSEMAAVREGWRYVVLIYIYMLKPPAKVAPLKAGVAARLERQRAVVCKKLFLITGSHPWAPEGPQLGLFLYRLWHSAGAGGGPVTWDDYVQSRQAVAPI, encoded by the exons ATGCAGAAAAAGGTAAAGCG ACGGAAAAAATGTGACCAGTCCAAGCCATCCTGCAATAGTTGCCTGAAGGGTGGATATGAATGTTTGGGGTACGACTACAACCACCCTCGGGTCAAGATACACCGGGATCATTCTGATGCTTCTCCCATAACTATATTG CCATCAGATTGTCTTACAACTGGATTACCCAATAATTCGCAAGATACAACCGACGCGAGGAGAGATCATGTCTTGACGCGTTCCATCCTTGGAGCCGCCCTGCGTTACAGAGCCCGCGGTTCCGAACCCACTCCGGCTACAGATAATAGCCTAGCCGAAGGCTCTTTACGCGATTTCAACCGCTCATGGCCACAGGACCAGAGCCAATCAGTCACATACTCGGTCCCGTCGACACACCAGCCCGCCTTTGCCAGGTCGTCATCGAGTGAAGCTCCAAGGGCGAGAAACACGGAAGATACCCTGATAGAAGAGATCGGAGTTGTCTATAGGTCAATACCTCCCTCGATATATGATATGCAAACTGTCAGAGAGGATCACTTTGCGCGCGTTGCTAGGGAGT ACGCTTTGAAGGCTTACAACTTGTGGTTCTTGTCCTCTCTACCCAAAATTCGTGACTGGATAATGAACCAGACGAGAGGGAGAAGGACTGTGCACGTGATGTACTTTGGAGCAACAACGCTTCAGCTGCTCAGTCAGGACCCCCAGAATAGTAGTGCAATAATCAAAAGACAGGTTGACTGGATTGATAGGTATGGCCAGAAGCTTGCTACCGATGTTTGTGGGAACTCGCCACCGAGCGACATGATAGACTGTTTTAATGCCTATCTTGAG CTCATGCACGTGTTAGTAAACTATGTGATACTGGATGGCATTTCAGCATACGCTCTACTGCGTACTGCCCTGCCTAGGTTTCTGTCACTCGTTACAGATGAGCCTAGCCTATTGGTCGACCAACCCAATGGAAGCTTGGCGATTTCATTTATCCGTATAATTCGTTCTCCCCGGCATGAGCTTGCAAGATTTGTCGGAAACAATGTTACACTGTCATTTCTGTTCGGTGTGCCACCTCTGGCGGAGTATGCTTATGAAAGCGCATGTGATCATGGCCAGCTTGAGTGGTTACATGGAGTATCCATCCCACTCTTTCAGATCATCTCACAGGTCAACTCGTGGAGAGCTAGGTCAAAAGTCTTCCTGGAGGACTGGCAAACACTGGAGCAGCGTGCTCTGGCATGGCGATCGCCTTACGATACGTCAAATGGGCCTTTTGTTCCTGAGAGTGGTAGTTCGGAGATGGCTGCTGTACGAGAAGGCTGGAGATATGTGGTGCTGATATACATATACATG CTCAAACCACCTGCTAAGGTAGCCCCTCTGAAGGCTGGCGTAGCAGCGCGGCTGGAAAGACAACGCGCTGTCGTGTGCAAGAAGCTTTTTTTAATTACGGGCTCGCATCCTTGGGCTCCTGAGGGACCACAGCTCGGTCTTTTTCTGTATCGTTTATGGCATAGTGCGGGTGCAGGAGGAGGGCCAGTTACATGGGATGACTATGTGCAGTCGAGGCAAGCAGTTGCTCCGATCTAA
- a CDS encoding major facilitator superfamily transporter translates to MPRPIVNNIANSGGDQCIGVEADDSGHPQELVAQKRTPLPVKQVIVLCLMRFAEPISFSVIFPFVNQMIEELGVTSDTKELGYYSGLVEGVFALAQFCTVCFWGSLSDKIGRRPVLITGLCGVIGSTIMFGLSKSFTMMLISRALSGALNGNVAVIKSVLGEITDETNQGTAFAYLPLCWSIGSLMAPALGGFLSHPAERYPSILGYKPFRQYPYLLPCLVGSAFSAIGLIAGVLFLEESLPKNKLSTSNNPERRPILASPPQTYSRYSTSTIRSVQSSQPHSPDGCGSAANETEKEAPTVKEMMGIPSIRKILISYGFMAYVTVSINAVLVLWLYTPAKSGGVGFSVLNVLAFPVGHALALSGGRKGAYLGVAGVLIVRCIASMVFVCNMLLVTRSAPCRRALGTINGLAQMVASASRAIGPATATSLFAFSVKNGSLGGNLVWIVLSLVGLLGVVAACYIPNDRPTHGTEPNP, encoded by the exons ATGCCAAGGCCAATAGTTAACAATATAGCCAACAGTGGCGGAGACCAGTGCATTGGTGTCGAAGCAGATGATAGCGGGCACCCACAAGAGCTTGTGGCGCAGAAACGAACCCCTCTTCCCGTAAAGCAAGTCATCGTGCTTTGCCTTATGCGATTTGCTGAACCTATATCGTTCTCTGTG ATATTCCCCTTTGTAAACCAG ATGATCGAAGAACTAGGTGTGACGTCAGACACCAAAGAACTTGGCTATTATTCAGGACTTGTAGAAGGCGTGTTTGCGTTAGCTCAGTTCTGTACGG TTTGCTTCTGGGGCTCTCTCTCGGACAAGATTGGGCGCCGCCCCGTCCTGATCACAGGCCTTTGCGGCGTAATTGGGTCGACAATCATGTTTGGGCTCAGCAAGTCTTTCACAATGATGCTAATCTCACGAGCGCTTAGTGGTGCATTGAACGGGAATGTAGCCGTAATCAAAAG TGTTTTAGGAGAAATAACAGACGAGACAAACCAAGGCACCGCCTTCGCCTACCTGCCACTTTGTTGGTCCATAGGTTCACTCATGGC CCCGGcgcttggcggtttcctctCACACCCCGCCGAACGATATCCTTCAATTCTTGGGTATAAACCTTTTCGGCAGTATCCTTATCTACTCCCATGTCTGGTTGGATCCGCGTTCTCAGCTATTGGGCTCATCGCCGGCGTCCTATTCCTAGAAGAG AGCCTCCCCAAAAATAAACTCTCGACCTCTAACAATCCAGAACGACGGCCTATCCTCGCTTCACCTCCTCAAACTTACTCCAGATATTCAACTTCGACCATTCGATCCGTTCAGAGCTCACAGCCTCATTCCCCTGATGGTTGTGGTTCTGCTGCGAACGAGACGGAAAAGGAGGCTCCTACTGTGAAGGAGATGATGGGTATCCCATCTATACGAAAGATCTTGATTTCTTATGGATTTATGGCATACGTGACCGTATCTATCAATGCAGTTCTAGTGTTATGGTTATACACCCCAGCAAAGTCCGGGGGAGTCGGCTTCAGT GTACTTAACGTGTTGGCCTTCCCTGTCGGTCATGCACTCGCACTTTCTGGGGGGAGGAAAGGTGCGTATCTTGGCGTCGCTGGTGTCCTCATAGTAAGGTGTATTGCGAGCATGGTATTTGT GTGTAACATGCTTCTCGTTACTCGCTCGGCTCCCTGTAGACGTGCACTAGGGACCATCAACGGACTGGCACAAATGGTTGCAAGCGCGTCACGAGCCATCGGGCCGGCTACAGCAAC CTCGCTTTTTGCGTTCTCGGTCAAGAACGGTAGTCTTGGTGGAAATCTTGTTTGGATTGTGCTTTCGCTTGTGGGTTTGCTGGGTGTCGTGGCGGCGTGTTATATTCCAAATGATCGACCAACACACGGCACTGAACCCAACCCCTAG
- a CDS encoding glutamate decarboxylase → MLTGGALLPFPVVRYISLRIATSAAGAAGIINACAILGSSATNNKLASWANAWLHFVLLHDSDSAELQWGTGRSKGLTAACYFLWMIGAACDWYLKRKIGEDPEEAWDNVLGSYAATFPPEASRKGTFTPIKSRWDTLKEKLFANANSSRAENSLLFSSKSHVSPTLPKFHQDSKAPPVFRPRVPGTLTPDPYDSDSDSDLAEGRRIMGRTPNERKWTASTNYSDATLVNSDGFRRHHGTGGTFRHPPIFTSGLPSSQIEYGDKDAERSPELNLGPHRIEPSKGNDDNWRPVFLKRSDSIKSTSLEVAEVESRDVTTMAPAALHSYDIPGHPILDRHGSNSTAPLYALPENQSSTPGLVPATPSLIRALNRVSDAQRQAYPESIANGGMNNCAGGVLSENRSYPHPGLGNGQAELGEKDRWRGFWNEVHQKAALP, encoded by the exons ATGCTCACTGGGGGTGCCCTGCTCCCATTCCCGGTAGTACGGTACATATCTTTACGGATTGCGACATCTGCTGCGGGAGCAGCTGGTATTATTAACGCATGCGCGATCCTAGGAAGCTCTGCGACGAATAACAAACTTGCTAGCTGGGCAAATGCGTGGCTTCACTTTGTTCTCTTGCATGACTCAGACTCGGCTGAATTGCAATGGGGAACCGGGAGATCTAAAGGGCTTACTGCTGCTTGCTATTTCTTGTGGATGATCGGGGCAGCATGTGACTGGTACTTGAAACGAAAGATAGGGGAGGATCCTGAGGAG GCATGGGATAACGTCCTTGGTTCTTACGCTGCGACATTTCCCCCAGAGGCATCCCGGAAGGGTACTTTTACACCCATCAAATCCCGATGGGATACGCTTAAAGAGAAGCTCTTCGCTAATGCGAATAGCTCCAGGGCAGAAAATTCACTCTTATTCTCATCTAAATCACATGTCTCGCCGACTCTTCCCAAGTTTCACCAAGACTCCAAAGCTCCACCTGTATTCAGGCCTCGCGTTCCTGGGACACTTACCCCCGACCCGTATGATTCAGACTCTGATTCAGATTTGGCTGAAGGAAGAAGAATAATGGGAAGAACTCCTAATGAAAGGAAATGGACCGCGTCTACGAACTATTCCGATGCAACTCTTGTCAATTCAGACGGTTTTCGTAGACACCATGGAACCGGTGGAACCTTTCGGCATCCACCTATTTTTACCTCCGGCCTCCCGAGCTCTCAGATAGAGTATGGTGACAAGGATGCGGAACGTAGCCCCGAGCTTAACCTTGGTCCTCACCGAATTGAGCCATCCAAGGGTAACGACGATAATTGGAGACCTGTTTTCCTGAAACGAAGCGACTCGATCAAATCGACCAGTTTGGAGGTAGCGGAAGTCGAGAGTCGAGACGTAACCACAATGGCTCCTGCAGCATTGCACTCATACGACATACCAGGCCATCCTATATTGGACCGCCATGGCTCCAATTCAACAGCACCCTTATATGCGCTCCCTGAGAACCAATCATCCACGCCAGGCCTTGTACCCGCgactccttccttgatccgaGCGCTGAATCGTGTCTCAGATGCACAAAGACAAGCATATCCAGAAAGTATAGCGAACGGGGGAATGAACAATTGCGCCGGAGGGGTTCTATCAGAGAATCGCAGTTATCCTCACCCAGGTCTCGGCAATGGACAAGCAGAACTTGGAGAGAAAGATCGTTGGAGAGGGTTCTGGAATGAAGTTCACCAGAAGGCTGCTTTACCGTGA
- a CDS encoding glutamate dehydrogenase (NAD+), with product MTTTPARAALANPSIAHLGLPTSGTSTPTVKNLPGYTTPIFTRKDEQRKEVEASVASKGFMSPELVKHEVGWFYDSLGIDDTYFANEPVSIITDHILALFGAKIMAFTQHDANKLVIDLEQTSPDGDRATFIHTSAPGVTSKDGPGATCEARIDGQYLDESTPETAYRLETYRSGGSISANASQQLRCYFVQKCQFPPASAKKTIKGEDDIERTDIRTVSDKSFLEKASDNTLEIYQQVMWNVEERYGPVIEMFEVEGTRERRVVIGYRMGGTKHFFSALSDLYHFYGLYSARKYVEQFANGVTIISLYLNPLPSSNAPPIEHSIHQVIKEASLLYCLPDNPFFRGTTPGGAAAVSNIHGSHAVQEATYAYAGWIFAQHFCNRLGPSYGALREVLDESNAVHAEVLNNIKVRFREETFTRESIGEVIAAYPELIRMLYVNFAMNHYPAQDEASQLMPTLSYQRLQTEQPLSDEELRDKLRRTVPNKQELQVLESFLIFNKHVLKTNFYQPTKVALSFRLAPNFLPEVEYPKQPFGMFFIIGSEFRGFHIRFRDVARGGIRIVRSRNKENYSINQRMLFDENYALAATQTLKNKDIPESGAKGTILPSLGAAPELCFQKYVDAVIDLLIPGNTPGIKEPIVDLYGEPELLFFGPDEGTADLMDWAANHARSRGAPWWKSFTTGKSAKLLGGVPHDTYGMTSLSVRQYILSIYKQNGLREKDVTKVQTGGPDGDLGSNEILLSSDKTVAVIDGSGVLADPAGIDRTELVRLAKARKMVSNFDKSKLSKDGYIVLCEQHDVKLPSGEVIADGTDFRNNAHLRFKADIFVPCGGRPEAINISNVSRLIDHDGKPHFKYIVEGANLFITQQARLFLEKRRVVLFKDSSANKGGVTSSSLEVLAGLGLSDSEYIEHMIFKDGKPSAFYESYVKDIQAIISSNASLEAGCIQNEYKRLNGSKPRTLISDELSSKLNDLQAELESSDLFDDVASRRGVLGRAIPQTLVKQVGIDTLLGRLPEPYQRALFSSWVAAHFIYKYGVNGTSVNFFNFARTLAEGA from the exons ATGACCACGACTCCTGCGCGTGCTGCGCTCGCGAACCCCTCTATTGCCCATCTGGGATTGCCCACGAGCGGCACATCCACCCCCACAGTCAAGAACTTGCC TGGATACACGACACCCATATTCACGCGTAAAGATGAACAACGCAAGGAAGTCGAGGCCAGCGTTGCCTCCAAGGGCTTCATGTCTCCCGAGCTCGTGAAGCATGAGGTTGGCTGGTTCTACGA TTCTCTCGGCATCGACGACACTTATTTCGCCAATGAACCTGTTTCTATCATCACTGATCACATTCTGGCCCTCTTCGGCGCCAAGATTATGGCTTTCACTCAACACGACGCGAACAAGCTTGTTATCGATCTCGAGCAAACCTCTCCCGATGGTGACCGTGCTACTTTTATTCACACTAGTGCACCTGGTGTGACATCCAAAGACGGACCTGGCGCGACCTGCGAGGCTAG GATCGATGGCCAATACCTTGACGAGTCTACTCCCGAAACTGCCTATCGGCTTGAAACTTATCGCTCTGGAGGATCGATCAGCGCAAATGCTTCTCAACAACTTCGATGCTACTTTGTTCAGAAGTGCCAGTTTCCCCCAGCAAGTGCCAAAAAGaccatcaagggcgaggatGACATTGAACGAACCGACATTCGCACCGTTTCCGACAAGTCCTTTTTGGAAAAGGCCTCGGACAACACCCTTGAGATCTACCAGCAAGTCATGTGGAACGTGGAGGAGCGTTATGGTCCTGTAATTGAAATGTTCGAA GTTGAAGGCACCCGAGAGCGCCGCGTTGTCATCGGATATCGCATGGGCGGCACCAAGCATTTCTTCAGCGCCTTGTCAGACCTCTACCACTTCTACGGGCTGTACTCGGCCAGGAAATACGTTG AGCAATTTGCAAATGGCGTTACGATCATCT CTTTGTACTTGAACCCACTTCCGAGCAGCAACGCTCCACCCATTGAGCACTCGATTCACCAAGTCATCAAAGAGGCCTCCCTACTTTACTGTCTCCCAGACAACCCATTCTTCCG TGGCACTACTCCAGGCGGCGCTGCGGCCGTTTCCAACATCCACGGCTCTCATGCTGTCCAAGAAGCAACTTATGCCTACGCCGGCTGGATCTTCGCTCAGCATTTCTGTAACCGTCTTGGTCCATCCTATGGCGCCCTTCGCGAGGTCTTGGACGAGTCGAATGCGGTTCATGCTGAAGTTCTCAACAACATCAAGGTTCGCTTCAGGGAGGAGACGTTTACTCGCGAGAGTATTGGAGAGGTCATTGCCGCTTATCCCGAATTG ATTCGCATGCTCTATGTCAACTTTGCGATGAACCATTATCCCGCCCAGGACGAGGCCAGCCAGCTGAT GCCGACCCTTTCGTACCAACGTCTTCAAACCGAGCAGCCTCTCAGTGACGAGGAACTTCGCGACAAACTGCGCCGAACTGTTCCAAACAAACAGGAACTTCAAGTTTTGGAGAGTTTCTTGATTTTCAACAA GCATGTCCTCAAGACCAACTTTTACCAACCCACAAAGGTTGCGCTCTCGTTCCGTCTTGCGCCCAACTTTTTGCCCGAGGTCGAGTACCCCAAGCAACCGTTTGGAATGTTCTTCATCATTGGTTCCGAGTTCCGTGGGTTCCACATTAG GTTCCGCGATGTTGCTCGAGGAGGTATCCGTATTGTTCGCTCGAGGAACAAGGAGAACTACTCGATCAACCAGCGTATGCT GTTCGACGAAAACTACGCGCTCGCTGCGACTCAAACACTAAAGAACAAGGATATTCCCGAGAGTGGAGCCAAGGGCACGATCTTGCCTAGTTTGGGTGCTGCTCCGGAGCTGTGCTTCCAGAAATACGTTGAT GCTGTTATCGACTTGCTCATCCCCGGGAACACTCCTGGAATCAAAGAGCCTATCGTTGACCTCTATGGCGAGCCTGAACTCTTGTTCTTTGGTCCCGATGAAGGTACTGCTGATCTGATGGACTGGGCAGCCA ATCATGCTCGTTCTCGCGGTGCACCATGGTGGAAGTCGTTCACGACTGGCAAGAGTGCCAAACTCCTCGGCGGTGTTCCTCACGACACATATGGCATGACTTCGTTGTCCGTTCGTCAATACATCTTGTCCATCTACAAACAGAACGGCTTGAGAGAGAAGGACGTGACCAAGGTTCAAACCGGTGGACCGGATGGTGATTTGGGATCCA ATGAAATCCTCTTGAGCTCTGACAAGACTGTCGCTGTGATTGACGGAAGTGGTGTATTGGCCGACCCAGCTGGTATTGATCGCACGGAACTTGTCCGCTTGGCCAAGGCCCGCAAGATGGTTTCCAACTTTGACAAGTCCAAGCTGAGCAAGGACGGATACATCGTTCTTTGCGAGCAGCATGACGTCAAGTTGCCAT CTGGCGAGGTTATTGCCGATGGTACTGATTTCAGGAACAATGCTCACTTGAGGTTTAAGGCTGATATTTTCGTGCCTTGCGGTGGTCG TCCGGAGGCCATTAACATTTCCAACGTTTCTCGTTTGATTGACCACGATGGGAAGCCTCACTTCAAGTACATTGTCGAGGGCGCCAACTTGTTCATTACCCAGCAAGCAAGGTTGTTTTTGGAGAAACGCCGTGTGGTCTTGTTCAAGGACTCCAGTGCCAACAAG GGTGGTGTTACTTCTTCATCCCTTGAAGTCTTGGCTGGTCTAGGATTGTCTGACTCGGAATACATCGAACACATGATCTTCAAGGACGGCAAGCCTTCAGCCTTCTACGAGAGCTATGTCAAGGATATCCAGGCCATCATCTCTAGCAACGCATCTCTCGAAGCCGGTTGCATCCAGAACGAATACAAGCGTCTCAACGGCTCCAAGCCTCGTACCCTCATTTCCGACGAGCTCTCGAGCAAACTCAACGACCTCCAGGCTGAACTCGAGTCCTCGGACTTGTTCGACGATGTTGCCAGCCGCCGTGGTGTTCTCGGGCGCGCCATCCCCCAGACGCTCGTCAAGCAGGTCGGCATCGACACTCTCCTCGGGCGCTTGCCTGAGCCTTACCAGCGTGCGCTTTTCTCGAGCTGGGTCGCTGCGCACTTTATCTACAAGTATGGTGTCAACGGCACCAGTGTCAACTTCTTCAACTTTGCACGAACCCTTGCGGAAGGTGCATAA